Within Dehalococcoidia bacterium, the genomic segment GGTTTCGCCTGGTCGGACATGGAAGATTGCCGGCGCCACAATGACTACCTCCTGGAGGAGGCGGCGCGCAGCCGCGGCCGCATCCTCGCGTTTTGCTGCCTGGCCCCGGAGGCGGACGGGCCGACAGTCGCGGCCGAGGTTAGGCGCGTCGCCGCGGGAGGCGCTCGCGGTCTCGGCGAGTTGCGCTCGACGTGTGGGCTCAGGTCGCCTGAAGGCGCCGATGCCCTGGGTAGCACCGGGCTGGTGCCGCTCTTCCATGTCTCGGAGCCGGTTGGACACCACTATCCCGGCAAGTCAGGGGTCCCCCTCGACGCCATGGTAGAGGCCGCCTCTTCGTTGCCGGCTCCGCTGGTGGCAGCGCATTGGGGTGGTGGCCTGCCCTTCTTCACCCTCATGCCGGAGGTGCGCGTTGCCCTCGAGGGGGCGTACTTCGACACGGCAGCTTCTCGCTTCCTCTATGCGGCGGATGTGTACAGGCGGGTCATCGACCTCGTCGGCGCCGACAGAGTGCTATTCGGCAGCGACTTCCCGCTGGTGGCGCAGGAGGCCGCGCGCCGCGAAGCGGAGTCGGCCGGCCTCCCGGCATCCGGTCTCGCACTCGTGCTCGGCGGCAATGCGGCAAGGCTTCTGGGGCTGACATGACGGCGAGGGGAGAAGCCGGACTGCGCCTCTTCGTGGCCCTGGAGCTGTCGCCGGCCTGGCTGCAGGAGCTGGAGCGCGCCCAGAACGCCCTGCGAGCCGCGCTCGAGGGGCGCGGAGTGAGGCCGCTTCGCTGGGTGCGCCCGGAGGGCATTCATCTCACGCTGAAGTTCCTCGGCTCCGTGCCGGAGAGCAGGCTCGAGGCGGTGCGCGGCGCTATCCGCAGCGCCTCCAGCGATTTCGCGCCCATTAGCCTCGTCCTGGCCGAGCGGCTCAACGCCTTCGGCGACCGCCGCGGCCCGCGTGTCATCTGGGCGGGGCTGGACGGCGCCAGCGCCGCCGAGCGGGGGCGGCTCTACCGCCTTGTAGAGGACCTGGAGACGAGCTTCGCGGCTGCTGGCTTCCCGCGCGAAGGCCGCTTTCAGCCGCACCTGACCCTCGCCCGGGTCCCGGAGGACTTCAGCCGCGCCGAGCGCGCCGCCGTCGCGGCCGCGAGCGAGGAGGTCCGCCTCGCCGCGACTCCGCCGCTCGTCTCCGAGGCTATCAGCCTGATGCGTAGCCACATCGGGCCGGGCGGCGCCCGCTACGAGCGCCTGCAACGCTTCCCCTGAGGCTTGTCCGGCAGGATGCCTTCGCAGCTCTGCGACCCGGCCCGCCCCGGGCTTGCGGGCGGAGTCTCAGAGAATCTATAAGCCTAGCGGTTTTCCTTTACAGCGCTCGGTGTACGCGACTATAATTTCGGCGACGCGGGAGGAAGGTTCGCGCTGACTGAGGGCTGCCCTCAGTTTTTGTTTTGTCAGCGGCCCGAGTTGCCGCAGTAGCAGGAACAGCACTATGGCCGAGAAGGCAACACCACTGACTCGCGAAGGCCTCGAGCGGCTGGAAAAGGAGCTCGAGTACCTGCGCAACGTGCGCCGGCCGGAGGTGGCCGCGCGCATCCATGCCGCGAAGGAGTTGGCCAGCGCCCAGAACAACGCCGAGTACGAGGAGGCGAAGAACGAGCAGGCCTTCGTCGAGGGGCGCATCATGACCCTCGAGCACCTGCTGCAGAACGCCACGGTAATCGACGAGGAAGCTGCCCATCACGCCACCCGCGTCCAGCTCGGCTCCAAGGTGTCCGTGAAGGCGGATGGTAAGGAGATGGAGTACACCATCGTCGGGCCCGCGGAGGCGCGGCCGTCCGAAGGCCTGATCAGCAATGAATCGCCGGTTGGGCGCGCGCTCCTCGGCAAGCGGGTGGGTGACGAGGTCCAGGTGCAGGTGCCGCGCGGCCTGCTCCGCCTTACAATCACCGGCATAAGCTGAGGCCGGCGCGAGTAACCAAGGGGACGGGCCGATGCAGGCCCGTTCTTCGTGTGAGCGAGGATGGCGAGCAAGGAAGAGGAGATCTATCAGCAGCGGCTGCTCAAGCTGCAGCGTCTGCGCGCCCGCGGCCTGGACCCTTATCCGCCCCGCTACCACCGCACGCACCCGAACGCCGAAGCGCTGAACGCCTTCGAAGCCTGGGAGGCGCAGCCGGACGGCGAGCCCCCTTTCGTGCGCCTGGGAGGTCGCGTCACGGCGTTGCGCCGGATGGGCAAGGCGGCATTCCTCGACATCCGCGATGGCTCCGCGCGCATCCAGGTCTCGGCGAGGCTCGACCGGCTGGGCGAGGCGGGCTTCGAGACGCTGAAGGATGTGGACCTGGGTGACATTGTCGGCGCGGAGGGCCCGCTCTTCCGCACCAAGACCGGCGAGATCACCGTCGACGCCGTCGCGCTCACCATGCTGGCGAAGTCGCTGCAGGCGCCGCCGGAGAAGTGGCACGGCCTGACGGACGTCGAGCAGCGCTACCGGCAGCGCTATCGCGACCTCATCGCCAACGCGGAGGTGCGCGAGCTGTTCCAGGTCCGCAGCCAGGTGGTCGCGTCCATCCGGCGCTTCCTCGACCGCCGCGGCTTCATCGAGGTCGAGACCCCTATCCTCGTGGAGCACTGGGGCGGGGCCGCCGCTAGGCCCTTCGTCACCCACCACAACGAGCTCGACCGCGACCTCTACATGCGTGTGGCCACGGAGCTCTACCTGAAGCGCCTGGTCGTCGGCGGCTACGACAAGGTATACGAGATCGGCCGCATCTTCCGGAACGAAGGCGTCGGCTTCAAATGGAACCCGGAGTTCACCATGCTGGAGAGCTACGAGGCCTACGCCGACTACAACGACGTGATGGCGATGTGCGAGGAGATGATCGCACACGCGGCCGTCGAGGCGACCGGCTCGACCCGCGTGAAGCTGGTCCGCGGCGACAGCACAGTGGAGGTGGACCTGACGCCGCCGTGGCGCCGGCTCACTTACCGCCAGGCGCTGATCGAATACGCCGGCCTGGACCCGGAGCAGTACCCTGGCATCGAAAGCCTCCAAATCCGCATGAAGGAGATGGGGCTGGAGCCGGAGAAGGGGGCGGGCTGGGGTAAGCTCCTGGACCAGGTGAAGGACGAACTGGTGGAGCCGAAGCTCATCGAGCCCACCTTCCTCATCGACTATCCCGTCGAGCTCTCGCCGTTGGCCAAGCGAAAGCCGGATGACCCTCGCTACGTGGAGCGCTTCGAGTTCTACGCCGACGGGTTCGAGATTGGAAACGCCTACACGGAACTGAACGACCCCCTCGAGCAGCGCGAACGTTTCGAGCTGCAGGCGCGCCTGCGCGCGGCCGGAGACGAGGAGGCGGAACTCATCGACGAGGACTTCCTGAACGCGCTCGAGCACGGCATGCCGCCGACGGGCGGCCTCGGCGTTGGCATCGACAGGCTCGTAATGCTGCTGTCTGGCAAGCGCTCGATCCGAGAGGTAATCCTCTTCCCGGTCCTGAGGGAGCGTAAGTAGGAATTGGACTTTAGATTCGGGAGTCTGGGATACGGCTTGCGCCGCGGACCGTCTCCGGCGGAAGTCCAATGTCCAGGGTCGAAAGTCCATCTCCCTTGACCCGATACAGGGCCGTTGTCTTCGACATGGACGGCGTCCTTGCCGATAGCGAGCCAATCTACGCGGAGGCCATGGACGCGGTCCTGGCCGGCCTTGGCAAGAAGGTGACGCCGGAGCTGCACCTCAAGATCATGGGCACGGGCGTCGAAGAGACGTGGTCTATCCTGGTCCGCGAGCTCGGCCTCCCGGGGAGGATAGAGGACTATATCCCGGCTTACGACCGCGAGCTCGTCGAGCGTCTGGCGAAGCTGAAACAGCCGCTACCCGGAGTCGTGGACCTGGTGCGCACCTTGCGCAGGGAGGGCGTGCCGATCGCTGTCGCCTCGTCCTCCTGGATGGGCTGGATCGACGCGCTACTGCGCGGCATTGGCCTGCGGGACGCTTTCGACGCGCTGGCTTCGGCGACGGAGGTCGAGCACCCGAAGCCGGCGCCGGACCTCTACCTCCTCGCCGCTTCGAAGCTCGACGTGCCGCCCGAGGCCTGCATCGCCGTCGAGGACACGCCGACGGGCCTGCGGGCGGCCAAGGCGGCCGGCATGTACGCCGTCCAGGTGCGCGCCAGCAGCACCGCCTTCCCGCCGCTGCCGATGGCCGATGCCGTGATCGACACGCTCGAAGACTTCGACCTTGGCCTGTTGGGCCTCAAGAGCAATGAGTCCTGAAGTGCGGACATGTTGCGAAGGCACAGCAGGAGAGCGAAGTGACCCAGCGGCGCCCGCTCTTCCGCGGCAGGCGGCAGGCTTGTCGGGCGCCTCGAGGCCAACTCCGGCATCGCGCAGCCATCCCCTACAATGACAGGCATGGACCGGCATCTCACGGTTACCGGCTTCGTCGTCCACAAGGGGCGCACGGCGCTGCACTGGCACCGCAAGGTCCAGTCGTGGCTGCCCGCCGGCGGCCACATCGAGCCGGGTGAGGACCCCGTGCAGGCGGTGCTGCGCGAGGTGCGAGAGGAGTTCGGCCTGGACGCCGAGGTCGTCCCCCTGGCGCCCAGGGTGTCGTACGCCGGCGGGCCCGAGCAGCTCGAACCGCCGTATACCATCCTCGTCTGCCCGGTCGAGCCCGGGCATGAGCACATTGACCTGGTCTACTTCCTGCGCGTCACGGGAGGCTATCCCGGCCGCTCGCACGACCCGGAGAACCCGATCCGCTGGGTGGACGAGCGCACGCTGCGCGAAGACGATGGCCTCTTCCTTGCCGGTGAATGCGGCCCCGAGATACCGTTCGCCCCCGATGTCCGCGCCCTCGGCCTCGAAGCCATACGCCTCGTCAGCCAGCACGAGGCGTCGCTCGCGCCGGTCACGACTTCAGAAGGCCCCCTCTCCGTTGACGGAGACGGGGCCGGGGGGTGAGGTTGCTAGCCCTCCAGTTCATCCGTGAGAACCCCGACCTCGTCCGTAAAGCCGTCTCCGACCGCAACACCACGGCTCCCGTCGACCGCATTCTCGAACTGGACGAACGCCGTCGCGCGTTGCAGCAACAGGCCGACGACCTCAAGGCGCAGCGCAATGCGATCGGCCGGCAGATGGGCAGGGCGTCGCCCGAGGAGCGGGCCCAGCTTCAGGCCCGGGGCAAGCTGCTCAGCGAGCAGATCGACGCGCTCGACGGGACGCTGTCGGAGGTCGAGAGAGAGCTCGACGCGCTGCTCCTCGAGGTGCCGAACGTCCCGCAGCCGGACGTCCCGGTCGGCCCGGACGAGGCGCACAACGTCGTGCGCGAGACCGTCGGTACGCCGCGCGAGTTCGACTTCGAGCCGAAGCCGCACTGGGACCTCGGCGAGCAGCTCGGCATCATCGACTTCGAGCGCGGCGTCCGTCTCGCGGGCTCGCGCTTCTACGTCCTGCGCGACGCCGGGGCCAGGCTGCAGCGCGCCCTCATCGCCTTCATGCTGGACCTGCACACC encodes:
- the thpR gene encoding RNA 2',3'-cyclic phosphodiesterase, which produces MTARGEAGLRLFVALELSPAWLQELERAQNALRAALEGRGVRPLRWVRPEGIHLTLKFLGSVPESRLEAVRGAIRSASSDFAPISLVLAERLNAFGDRRGPRVIWAGLDGASAAERGRLYRLVEDLETSFAAAGFPREGRFQPHLTLARVPEDFSRAERAAVAAASEEVRLAATPPLVSEAISLMRSHIGPGGARYERLQRFP
- the greA gene encoding transcription elongation factor GreA, encoding MAEKATPLTREGLERLEKELEYLRNVRRPEVAARIHAAKELASAQNNAEYEEAKNEQAFVEGRIMTLEHLLQNATVIDEEAAHHATRVQLGSKVSVKADGKEMEYTIVGPAEARPSEGLISNESPVGRALLGKRVGDEVQVQVPRGLLRLTITGIS
- a CDS encoding NUDIX domain-containing protein, whose translation is MDRHLTVTGFVVHKGRTALHWHRKVQSWLPAGGHIEPGEDPVQAVLREVREEFGLDAEVVPLAPRVSYAGGPEQLEPPYTILVCPVEPGHEHIDLVYFLRVTGGYPGRSHDPENPIRWVDERTLREDDGLFLAGECGPEIPFAPDVRALGLEAIRLVSQHEASLAPVTTSEGPLSVDGDGAGG
- the lysS gene encoding lysine--tRNA ligase, which codes for MASKEEEIYQQRLLKLQRLRARGLDPYPPRYHRTHPNAEALNAFEAWEAQPDGEPPFVRLGGRVTALRRMGKAAFLDIRDGSARIQVSARLDRLGEAGFETLKDVDLGDIVGAEGPLFRTKTGEITVDAVALTMLAKSLQAPPEKWHGLTDVEQRYRQRYRDLIANAEVRELFQVRSQVVASIRRFLDRRGFIEVETPILVEHWGGAAARPFVTHHNELDRDLYMRVATELYLKRLVVGGYDKVYEIGRIFRNEGVGFKWNPEFTMLESYEAYADYNDVMAMCEEMIAHAAVEATGSTRVKLVRGDSTVEVDLTPPWRRLTYRQALIEYAGLDPEQYPGIESLQIRMKEMGLEPEKGAGWGKLLDQVKDELVEPKLIEPTFLIDYPVELSPLAKRKPDDPRYVERFEFYADGFEIGNAYTELNDPLEQRERFELQARLRAAGDEEAELIDEDFLNALEHGMPPTGGLGVGIDRLVMLLSGKRSIREVILFPVLRERK
- a CDS encoding amidohydrolase family protein, yielding MIVDFHTHIFPPEMIASREALAARDVTFAEMYRDRRARMATAQDLLRSMDAAGIDVSVALGFAWSDMEDCRRHNDYLLEEAARSRGRILAFCCLAPEADGPTVAAEVRRVAAGGARGLGELRSTCGLRSPEGADALGSTGLVPLFHVSEPVGHHYPGKSGVPLDAMVEAASSLPAPLVAAHWGGGLPFFTLMPEVRVALEGAYFDTAASRFLYAADVYRRVIDLVGADRVLFGSDFPLVAQEAARREAESAGLPASGLALVLGGNAARLLGLT
- a CDS encoding HAD family phosphatase; the encoded protein is MTRYRAVVFDMDGVLADSEPIYAEAMDAVLAGLGKKVTPELHLKIMGTGVEETWSILVRELGLPGRIEDYIPAYDRELVERLAKLKQPLPGVVDLVRTLRREGVPIAVASSSWMGWIDALLRGIGLRDAFDALASATEVEHPKPAPDLYLLAASKLDVPPEACIAVEDTPTGLRAAKAAGMYAVQVRASSTAFPPLPMADAVIDTLEDFDLGLLGLKSNES